The following proteins are encoded in a genomic region of Amphiura filiformis chromosome 11, Afil_fr2py, whole genome shotgun sequence:
- the LOC140163537 gene encoding uncharacterized protein, translated as MSEQQAKKKLGTTLERHEAGLTNKVFGNFHQGDERFSPLSRAKQCSCNSLAMLCSIEHVESILNSSHIDEMLIHGDALYKTTATKLEACFELANDGILTNDQLPTNFALGNSTYTVRYDTNPDIAERKKQQARVHSHEAYQNPEKGRRKRTQARERSKDAYNDPQKKVLKIQENQLRRSRKPSDIDTVISRFKLFCKEGMQLVFVCQICQRINFRHQVKILRKENYNQRILLKSLPPGMSIEDINVVEDRDDSKTWICNTCHGSMKAKRMPTIATVNGLEIQDQPPELSHLNMLERHLIAPAIPFMKMISLIKGAQKGVHGQIVCVKADVNSVAQSLPRLPTDHSLIRVKLKRKLEYKGHHMCQDVNPSKIRSALVWLKENNPEYEDIDINFEAFDNMLDDQLIHSDHSDDNEDDIPDSGDECTQGDSDTSPNVNHIQDNDDVANVHDFDNDLNDESVNHADDNSMNVDNVTDECGDDTSLRHSHDSNEDDHSDNEDQTRDDNVVDRDNIPSNEVNENEHDVTNTSAPLYSFLHAVDFAQYAADKSDSTILSVAPGQGNKPEHVLEMEPKCFPVEFPDGSNTYNESREQKLSPSRYFNARLFSADNRFARNPEYIFFALYCTEVHQIHSNVSIATRIGCTKTSDGKKITASMLRDHEQVKQLIKRDEGYRFLAQLRGTPAYWEKSKKDIFAMIRQLGIPTFFVTFSAADRRWIEIHNSILKMLGKPPMTPEEHKNMSWDEHCDIIMSNPVAAAKLFQERLHTFINDVIMSPANPIGKVKDYFYRTEFQQRGWPHIHMIAWVENAPQMGEDPDNEVIEFVDRYISCEIPPETDPELHEIVTSVQVHSKTHTRSCRKTGKTCRFNFPKPPSDRTFICTPTMPTAERDENDEEHQKTLDRETKAKNMLNNIWELLQNPDHDFADFYDVLCLAGIGQDEFEQALETLSKRQTMYLKRRLEDQWINNYNPDLIRCWNGNMDIQYVLDPYACVMYIVSYITKSEREMGDLLRNAQKEAAQGNNDAIQQLRKLGSIYLQNREVSVMGAVYLICSMPLRNSTRKVMFLQTALDGQRISLPLTQLQANAGNSEQVWQTTQIEKYLDRPSTPKYNNMCMATFYSTHYQVSAKSDNINRDPDDNVDDETDDDEASDRRDKLIQLNTHGIKMKERKGKPAVIRYPRVSKKKDSERYHMNMLRLYLPHRSPNIKPDSFPTYESYHMTGYTTINKDRLRVKDVVEQNMSEFEPKTDELDEAWEVLQEVENMEDAWAGIAPQSAQQRIDDRLKDVRIEDSDDDLAEIEVPELQPGNRPGQRDAGLPRCAIETRNPDITEEQAETMMRQLNDKQRQLFNHVAKWCDEKARNHRIDPFHIFLTGGAGTGKSHVIRCISYYAQKKFATMTESADDVTVLLMSHLGTAAYNISGQTICTALKTGIRMAKDYKPLGEQSLSTLRTKYQHVQLVIIDEISMVSATQLSYIHGRLQQIKGTSYTSYFGNVSILAVGDFFQLPPISPPTPLCFPHEEPLKDLWNSLFEKVELTEIMRQRDDAIFAQMLNRLRVRKKNEPLEEADKELLRSRIVHEHIRQAPSDALHLFYLNVDVDSHNETKLASLNTETFTIKAEDVDQKGGRVIKVHETPHDTSRRKDDTSLVPYLKLAVGARTMLIANIDVPDGLCNGVSGTIKGIEFGNSKNMPQAVYVRFDSDKIARLNPPGKIGRKARSSQVIPPEYVSCVAIMPRKETFQLKGRNFSTTREQIPLKLAWAVTVHKVQGLTTEQAVISMKCFKESMAYVALSRVTTLEGMHLTNCDFSRIYCNPDVARYVAEMPTCDLSNANPMLPIDQNKYFIIAHHNIQSLRRHIEDMKSNTEIRKAHVICLSETWLTDNSSLDSLAIEGYSLEAIHSTRGRGVAIYIQNGVNYTVVPIPSDVCDALAIRTHGNTNMLITVIYKPVGTSTGTFCTEMNNITAQTDLLDTDYTVFVGDFNHNLMGGRANEFQSLSQYHQVITDPTTAGGTLLDHIYVKPCPALYYAQVFQTNTRPWDQG; from the exons AACCAATTACGTAGATCAAGAAAGCCTTCTGATATTGACACGGTAATATCACGattcaaattattttgcaaaGAAGGTATGCAGCTGGTATTTGTATGTCAAATATGTCAAAGAATTAACTTCAGACACCAGGTTAAAATACTCAGAAAAGAAAACTACAATCAACGGATTCTACTCAAAAGTCTCCCTCCTGGCATGtccattgaagatataaatgTAGTGGAAGATAGGGATGACAGCAAAACATGGATATGTAATACCTGTCATGGAAGTATGAAAGCTAAACGTATGCCAACAATAGCAACAGTTAACGGGTTGGAAATACAGGATCAGCCTCCCGAACTTTCGCATTTGAATATGCTAGAAAGGCACCTAATAGCTCCAGCAATACCCTTTATGAAGATGATATCTCTAATTAAGGGTGCTCAAAAAGGAGTTCATGGCCAGATAGTGTGTGTAAAAGCTGATGTTAACTCAGTTGCCCAAAGTTTACCAAGACTGCCAACGGACCATAGTCTGATCAGagtaaaactgaaaagaaaactgGAATATAAAGGACATCACATGTGCCAAGATGTCAATCCAAGTAAAATAAGATCAGCACTTGTTTGGTTGAAAGAAAACAACCCTGAATACGAAGATATTGACATTAACTTTGAAGCTTTTGACAACATGTTAGATGACCAGTTAATTCACAGTGACCACTccgatgataatgaagatgacaTACCAGATTCAGGAGATGAATGTACACAAGGTGACAGTGATACCTCCCCCAATGTCAATCATATCcaagataatgatgatgttgcTAATGTTCATGACTTTGACAACGATCTCAATGATGAATCGGTCAATCATGCTGATGACAATAGTATGAATGTAGATAATGTCACTGATGAGTGTGGAGATGATACAAGTTTGCGACACTCCCATGATAGCAATGAAGACGATCATTCTGATAATGAAGATCAGACCAGAGATGACAATGTTGTTGATCGAGATAACATCCCAAGTAATGAAGTCAATGAAAATGAACATGATGTTACAAACACGTCAGCACCGCTGTATTCATTCTTACATGCTGTAGATTTTGCACAGTACGCAGCAGACAAGAGTGATAGCACTATTTTGTCAGTGGCTCCAGGACAAGGCAATAAGCCAGAACACGTTTTAGAAATGGAACCGAAGTGCTTCCCAGTAGAATTTCCAGATGGTTCTAATACGTATAACGAGAGCCGAGAACAAAAGCTTTCGCCTTCTAGATATTTCAATGCCAGGCTCTTTTCAGCTGATAATAGATTTGCCAGGAACCCGGAATATATATTCTTTGCTCTCTACTGCACAGAAGTACATCAAATTCATTCAAATGTATCTATTGCTACTAGAATAGGTTGCACAAAAACTTCagatggaaaaaaaatcacagcatcTATGTTACGAGACCACGAACAGGTGAAGCAACTTATTAAAAGAGACGAAGGTTACCGATTCCTGGCTCAACTTAGAGGAACCCCTGCATACTGGGAAAAATCGAAGAAAGATATCTTTGCAATGATTCGTCAACTAGGAATTCCTACTTTCTTTGTGACATTTAGTGCTGCTGATAGACGATGGATCGAAATACATAATTCTATCCTTAAGATGTTAGGAAAACCACCAATGACACCAGAGGAACATAAGAATATGTCATGGGATGAACATTGCGATATCATCATGTCCAATCCAGTTGCAGCTGCCAAACTGTTTCAGGAAAGATTACACACATTTATCAATGACGTGATTATGTCACCAGCTAATCCTATTGGCAAAGTGAAGGACTACTTCTACAGGACAGAATTCCAGCAACGTGGCTGGCCGCATATTCACATGATTGCGTGGGTTGAAAATGCCCCCCAAATGGGTGAAGATCCAGATAATGAGGTCATAGAATTCGTTGATAGATACATATCATGCGAAATTCCACCAGAAACTGATCCTGAATTACATGAAATTGTTACGAGTGTGCAAGTTCACAGTAAAACTCACACAAGATCGTGCAGAAAAACAGGGAAAACATGCCGGTTTAATTTTCCAAAACCACCATCAGACAGAACATTCATTTGcactccaaccatgccaacagcaGAAAGAGATGAAAATGATGAAGAACATCAGAAAACCCTAGATCGTGAAACGAAAGCAAAAAATATGCTGAACAACATTTGGGAACTTTTGCAGAATCCTGATCATGACTTTGCAGATTTTTATGACGTTCTTTGTTTAGCTGGAATTGGACAAGACGAATTTGAACAGGCACTAGAGACGCTTTCAAAGCGGCAAACCATGTACCTAAAAAGGCGTCTTGAAGACCAATGGATCAACAATTACAACCCAGACCTGATTCGCTGCTGGAATGGCAACATGGATATTCAATATGTACTCGATCCATATGCATGCGTTATGTATATTGTATCCTACATTACTAAATcagaaagagaaatgggtgaCTTGCTCAGAAATGCTCAGAAAGAAGCAGCACAAGGAAACAATGATGCCATACAGCAATTACGAAAGCTTGGAAGTATCTACCTCCAAAACAGAGAAGTTAGTGTCATGGGAGCAGTCTACCTTATCTGTAGTATGCCTTTGCGAAATAGCACACGAAAAGTAATGTTTCTGCAAACTGCGTTAGACGGACAACGGATATCTCTACCTCTGACACAACTACAAGCAAATGCAGGTAATTCTGAGCaagtatggcagactactcaaattgaaaaatatcttgATAGACCAAGTACGCCAAAGTACAACAACATGTGCATGGCCACGTTTTACTCAACTCACTATCAAGTGTCGGCCAAATCGGACAATATCAATAGAGACCCAGATGATAACGTAGATGATGAAACCGATGATGACGAAGCGTCTGATCGTCGAGATAAACTAATACAGTTGAACACCCATGGCATCAAGATGAAAGAACGTAAAGGAAAGCCAGCTGTCATTCGTTACCCAAGGGTATCAAAAAAGAAAGACAGTGAGAGGTATCATATGAATATGCTACGTTTATACCTTCCTCATAGGAGTCCAAATATCAAGCCAGATAGTTTTCCCACCTACGAAAGTTATCATATGACTGGATACACAACTATCAACAAAGACAGACTACGAGTTAAAGACGTGGTTGAACAAAACATGTCAGAATTCGAACCGAAAACAGATGAACTAGATGAAGCGTGGGAAGTACTTCAAGAAGTAGAAAATATGGAAGATGCTTGGGCAGGAATTGCTCCACAATCTGCGCAGCAACGTATTGATGATAGATTAAAAGATGTTAGAATCGAAGACTCAGATGATGACTTAGCTGAAATTGAAGTTCCTGAACTTCAACCAGGAAATAGACCTGGCCAACGTGATGCAGGTTTACCAAGGTGTGCTATTGAAACCCGTAATCCAGATATAACTGAAGAACAGGCAGAGACTATGATGCGTCAGCTTAATGATAAACAACGACAGTTATTTAATCATGTTGCTAAATGGTGCGATGAAAAAGCAAGAAATCACagaatagacccatttcatatcttCCTCACTGGAGGTGCAGGAACTGGAAAATCGCATGTGATCAGATGCATCAGTTACTATGCTCAAAAGAAATTTGCAACAATGACCGAGTCCGCTGATGATGTAACTGTGCTATTAATGTCACATCTTGGAACAGCTGCATATAACATTTCTGGTCAAACCATCTGCACAGCCTTAAAAACAGGTATTAGAATGGCCAAAGATTACAAACCTCTTGGAGAACAAAGTCTCAGCACGCTCCGCACAAAGTATCAACACGTACAGCTTGTAATTATAGATGAAATATCTATGGTTAGTGCTACTCAGCTATCGTACATTCACGGACGATTACAACAAATCAAAGGAACATCATACACTTCCTACTTTGGCAATGTCTCTATCCTGGCAGTAGGAGATTTCTTTCAATTACCACCGATAAGTCCACCCACACCTTTGTGTTTCCCACACGAAGAACCCTTGAAAGACTTATGGAATTCACTGTTTGAGAAAGTTGAACTAACTGAAATAATGCGACAGCGGGATGATGCAATATTTGCCCAAATGTTGAACCGACTTCGCGTGCGGAAAAAAAACGAACCACTAGAAGAAGCAGACAAGGAACTCTTACGTTCCCGCATAGTTCATGAGCACATTCGTCAAGCACCTTCTGACGCGTTACACTTGTTTTACCTCAACGTGGATGTTGACAGTCACAATGAAACAAAGTTAGCTTCACTAAACACGGAAACATTTACTATCAAAGCAGAAGACGTTGACCAAAAGGGTGGCAGAGTGATCAAAGTCCACGAAACACCACATGACACATCACGTCGAAAAGACGACACATCACTTGTACCTTATCTGAAGTTAGCAGTAGGTGCTAGAACTATGCTAATAGCTAACATTGATGTTCCCGATGGTCTTTGTAATGGAGTATCTGGTACCATTAAAGGAATTGAATTCGGTAACTCCAAGAACATGCCACAGGCTGTCTATGTCAGGTTTGACAGTGACAAAattgcccg actgaacccaccgggcaaaATTGGAAGGAAGGCTCGATCATCACAAGTTATACCACCTGAGTATGTATCGTGTGTCGCTATAATGCCACGTAAGGAAACATTTCAATTGAAAGGAAGAAACTTCAGTACCACAAGAGAACAGATTCCATTGAAACTTGCTTGGGCTGTTACTGTTCACAAAGTCCAGGGACTGACAACTGAACAAGCTGTGATTTCTATGAAATGTTTCAAAGAATCAATGGCATACGTTGCACTTAGTCGAGTGACAACTTTAGAGGGAATGCATTTAACCAACTGTGATTTTTCCCGGATCTATTGCAATCCAGATGTAGCACGATATGTTGCAGAGATGCCTACTTGTGATCTATCCAATGCCAATCCTATGCTACCCATCGATCAGAATAAGTATTTCATAATTGCTCATCATAATATACAGAGCTTACGTCGACACATCGAAGACATGAAGAGCAATACAGAAATTAGGAAAGCACATGTTATTTGTTTATCAGAAACAtggttgacagacaatagtagccTAGACTCTCTTGCAATAGAAGGCTACTCTTTAGAAGCAATACATTCTACTCGAGGCAGAGGTGTGgcaatttacattcaaaatggtgtCAACTACACAGTAGTGCCCATTCCAAGCGATgtatgtgatgcacttgcaattaggACACATGGAAACACAAACATGCTAATTACCGTCATATACAAACCCGTTGGAACTAGTACAGGGACATTTTGTACAGAAATGAATAACATCACTGCACAAACTGATTTACTTGATACAGATTATACAGTCTTTGTTGGCGACTTCAATCACAATTTAATGGGAGGTAGAGCAAATGAGTTCCAGTCCTTAAGCCAATACCATCAAGTTATCACAGATCCTACCACGGCTGGCGGCACTCTTCTTGATCATATCTATGTAAAACCATGTCCTGCATTATATTATGCACAG gttTTCCAGACCAACACACGTCCATGGGACCAGGGCTAA